The following proteins come from a genomic window of Larimichthys crocea isolate SSNF chromosome III, L_crocea_2.0, whole genome shotgun sequence:
- the fkbp15b gene encoding FK506-binding protein 15 isoform X1, with the protein MFAGDDEDGDFLSPTGGAKLASLFGLDQETSQGNESFQYTAPKQPKKSSNTAPASQKAAPPPGAPAVLLATAVQAFRYINGQYVKQGKLGAAVLGNHTTKEYKLLLYLSQQKQVTAAKIHVGFVFTVQPNNYCTFYDDQRQNWSLMFESEKASSDFCKEVCLAKANSAASLDTVVIQDLNLGEGQAVENGDSLEVVYTGWLLQNHAIGQMFDSNQNKDKLLRLKVGAGKVIKGWEEGMLGMKKAGSRLIVIPPNLAYGSKGVPNRVPSNSTLIFEAELRRVKFSKDSGSDRASVCSSSRDSAAPSPAPSPATSVENLTPEPPVQTVASGPGIPGEPPLRAKSNSLSEQLANPDATKAKLISRMAKMGQPMLPFLTGVASQPESSDSELEDTSGSRAKDQPAAPSPVQISTAAPASAHAHPHPHTAPPSALVPVMTSVAPQPGLPGSSHAFQPYPYTQTSVAPTQLQPVGQVYPAQTVPYVGSSDVTSFLMTEARQHNTEIRLSVGKVADKVDQLASKIDDLQRQGSLSMGVSSMSMETSMIMHNIQRIVQENECLKKEVFEKSSRIEEQNRKIGELIDQNQRHMEQSNLLLEKRNDSLKSSSEQNQARLLQAEQDKHALPQDLGSGQVRLTEDLASSTARLSQLQLEASVHQQKAMELQNKLSSALQDSESHSQRIAAQETQLEELKEAAERTQAQYRSEKQRRKEMELRVNNMEEELQDLKTDKERLERTLLERKKKWQAERQRRDEEVEELRKSSQQELDNVRAQLRKARTSTDNAASEQLSQLQAELEVEWKGKCEQMLASAKEQHSRELAELTEQRDALQDKQTQLQEKFTVLKQARDLEEQSSLQHSRQTEELQALQEKYTALERQGAANREKLEGRVAELEKKLAEQEGPGDTAAEVKRVMNGVFHSLRGEFDLSESYSGQAVLGVIVTTIKNVTLQLLSGTDGSSLRPIKKEEEEEEEEEEEEESDVKQTEETPHQNVHVNGEREVKEEEEHVAESDSPQVCDTQEDQEVAAEKEKEKEKEKETETEKETEKETEKEKETETETVAASETQSQVDVVAASNLHLDSSAESKPQETVAESEAQQEQAVPVPETSTEERDTNKSADPDDEAGDSSQPQDGREETVIERKAAVSSEVDKESVDNGEQVGEVNAASQKAFGPPANPPPPPHAVQNSSREDTSLTGGMGVENGEEPFFQNTSPAKPPAAPSEEEEEDELSLKGHPPPAPLFGDDEDDDDLDWLS; encoded by the exons ATGTTCGCCGGAGACGATGAGGACGGAGACTTCTTGTCTCCGACTGGAGG GGCCAAGTTGGCCTCCCTGTTTGGACTAGACCAGGAAACCAGTCAGGGAAACGAGTCGTTCCAGTACACAGCACCCAAACAGCCCAAAAAGAGCTCCAATACAG CACCAGCCTCCCAGAAAGCAGCTCCACCACCGGGTGCTCCTGCAGTGTTATTGGCCACAGCAGTCCAAGCCTTCAGATA tattaacGGACAGTATGTGAAGCAGGGCAAGCTGGGAGCTGCTGTACTGGGCAACCACACAACAAAAGAG TACAAGCTACTTCTGTACTTGAGCCAGCAGAAACAAGTGACCGCTGCCAAGATTCACGTGGGCTTTGTTTTCACG GTACAGCCAAACAACTACTGCACTTTTTATGACGACCAGAGGCAGAACTGGTCCCTGATGTTTGAATCAGAGAAAGCCTCATCAGACTTCTGCAAAGAG GTATGTTTAGCGAAAGCGAACAGCGCGGCCTCCTTGGATACTGTGGTGATTCAGGATCTGAATCTCGGTGAGGGCCAGGCGGTGGAGAATGGAGACTCTCTGGAGGTGGTGTACACAGGCTGGCTCCTGCAGAACCACGCCATCGGACAG ATGTTTGACTCGAACCAGAACAAGGACAAGCTGCTACGACTAAAGGTCGGAGCTGGAAAAGTGATCAAA GGCTGGGAGGAGGGGATGCTGGGGATGAAGAAGGCAGGCAGTCGACTCATTGTCATCCCACCCAACCTAGCTTATGGATCCAAGGGAGTCCCCAACCGTGTCCCGTCCAACAGCACTCTTATTTTTGAAGCAGAGCTTCGACGG GTGAAGTTTTCCAAGGACTCCGGGTCTGATCGGGCCAGTGtctgctccagctccagagaCTCGGCTGCTCCCTCCCCTGCTCCTTCCCCGGCTACCAGTGTGGAGAATCTGACCCCAGAGCCCCCAGTACAGACGGTCGCCTCGGGTCCAGGCATACCAGG ggAGCCACCACTCCGTGCAAAGTCAAACTCACTCAGCGAACAGCTCGCA AATCCGGACGCCACAAAAGCCAAACTGATCTCTCGCATGGCAAAGATGGGTCAGCCCATGCTGCCCTTTCTGACAGGAGTGGCCAGTCAGCCTGAATCCAGTGACTCTGAGCTTGAG GACACGAGTGGCAGCAGAGCGAAGGATCAGCCTGCGGCTCCGTCTCCAGTGCAGATATCCACTGCTGCTCCGGCTTCAGCACACG cacatcctcatcctcacacaGCTCCACCTTCTGCCTTAGTTCCTGTTATGACCTCTGTAGCTCCACAGCCTGGGCTGCCAGGCAGCAGCCATGCCTTTCAG cCTTACCCCTACACACAGACCTCTGTGGCTCCAACTCAGCTGCAGCCTGTTGGCCAGGTCTACCCTGCACAGACTGTCCCGTACGTGG GCTCCAGTGATGTGACTTCCTTCTTGATGACTGAGGCccgacaacacaacacagagattCGGTTATCTGTTggaaaagtagctgataaagTGGATCAACTGGCCTCAAAG atagATGACCTTCAAAGGCAGGGAAGTCTTTCCATGGGCGTGTCGAGTATGTCGATGGAAACCTCCATGATCATGCACAACATCCAAAGAATCGTCCAG gaaaatgaatgtttaaaaaaagaagtgtttgAGAAGAGCTCTCGTATTGAGGAGCAAAACCGTAAGATCGGGGAGCTTATCGACCAAAACCAGAG GCACATGGAGCAGAGTAATCTGCTGCTGGAAAAGAGGAACGACTCCCTCAAGTCCTCCAGTGAACAGAACCAGGCCAGACTACTGCAGGCTGAGCAGGACAAG CATGCACTGCCTCAGGACCTGGGCTCCGGCCAG GTTCGTCTGACGGAGGATCTGGCTTCGTCCACGGCCCGGCTGTCTCAGCTGCAGCTAGAAGCTTCAGTTCACCAGCAGAAGGCCATGGAGCTGCAGAATAAACTGAGCTCAGCACTGCAGGACAGTGAGAGTCACAGTCAACGCATTGCTGCCCAGGAAACACAGCTCGAAG agctgaaggaggcagcagagagaacaCAGGCTCAGTACCgctcagagaaacaaagacgCAAAGAGATGGAGCTGAGGGTCAACAACATGGAGGAGGAACTGCAGGACCTAAAGACTGATAAAGAGCGCCTAGAACGG ACACTTTtggaaaggaagaagaagtggCAGGCTGAGCGTCAGCGTCGGGATGAAGAGGTAGAGGAGCTCCGCAAGAGCAGCCAGCAGGAGCTGGACAACGTCCGAGCTCAACTTCGGAAGGCCAGGACCAGCACTGACAACGCAGCATCTGAGCAG ctgTCTCAGCTGCAGGCGGAGCTGGAGGTGGAGTGGAAGGGGAAGTGTGAGCAGATGTTGGCCTCTGCCAaagagcagcacagcagagagctgGCTGAActaacagagcagagagacgctCTGCAGGACAAACAAACCCAGCTACAGGAAAAG TTTACGGTTCTAAAGCAGGCGAGAGATTTAGAGGAACAGAGTTCACTtcaacacagcagacagactgaagaactGCAGGCCCTTCAGGAAAAA TACACAGCCTTAGAGCGGCAAGGAGCAGCTAACAGGGAGAAGTTGGAAGGAAGAGTGGCTGAACTGGAGAAGAAACTGGCAGAGCAGGAGGGTCCAGGAGACACTGCAGCAGAG GTGAAGCGTGTGATGAACGGAGTGTTTCATTCTCTGCGAGGGGAGTTTGACCTGAGTGAATCTTACAGTGGTCAGGCTGTGCTCGGGGTGATTGTCACAACCATTAAG aatgtAACCCTGCAGCTGCTCAGTGGCACAGACGGATCTTCACTGAGGCCCAttaagaaagaagaggaggaggaggaggaggaggaagaggaagaagaaagtgatgtgaaacaaacagaggagacaCCTCATCAGAATGTACAtgtgaatggagagagagaagtcaaagaggaagaagaacatgTGGCTGAATCAGATTCTCCCCAAGTTTGTGACACCCAGGAGGATCAGGAAGtagcagcagagaaggagaaggagaaggagaaggagaaggagacggagacggagaaggagacggagaaggagacggagaaggagaaggagacggaGACGGAGACAGTAGCAGCGTCAGAGACACAAAGCCAGGTGGACGTGGTAGCGGCCTCTAATCTCCACCTAGATTCATCCGCTGAATCGAAACCTCAAGAGACAGTAGCAGAGTCTGAAGCACAGCAGGAGCAGGCAGTTCCTGTTCCTGAAACCTCTACAGAGGAAAGAGATACCAACAAGTCAGCAGATCCAGATGATGAAGCTGGTGACAGTTCACAACCACAGGATGGAAGAGAGGAAACTGTGATAGAAAGAAAGGCTGCTGTAAGCAGTGAGGTGGACAAGGAGAGTGTAGACAATGGAGAGCAGGTTGGAGAAGTGAATGCTGCTTCTCAGAAAGCCTTTGGACCCCCAGCAAACCCACCTCCACCACCGCATGCAGTTCAGAACAGCTCAAGAGAGGACACGAG TCTGACTGGGGGAATGGGTGTGGAAAATGGAGAGGAGCCATTTTTCCAGAACACAAGTCCCGCCAAACCCCCCGCAGCACCcagcgaggaggaagaggaggatgagctG AGCTTGAAGGGGCACCCCCCTCCTGCCCCTCTGTTTGGTGACGACGAGGACGATGACGATCTGGACTGGCTGAGCTGA